In Paraflavitalea devenefica, the following are encoded in one genomic region:
- a CDS encoding UDP-N-acetylmuramoyl-tripeptide--D-alanyl-D-alanine ligase codes for MTIEQLYKLYEQYPSVQTDTRILKAGDIFFALKGPNFNANQFAEKALAAGAAYAVVDEAPATPNDRIIVVQDVLDTLQQLAKYHRQQFNIPFIAITGSNGKTTTKELVHAVLSTTYTTYTTQGNLNNHIGVPLTILRVKKDAAMVVIEMGANHQQEIAGYCTYTLPTHGIITNAGKAHLEGFGGVEGVRKGKGELYGFLRAHNGTAFVMWDYDYLQSMSKGIPAIIKYGTDSGDMTGRLIQSEPFLSVRITSGNPFTIQTQLVGAYNLPNVLVAVTVGKYFNIPDHLIRQAIEAYAPSNSRSQLIEKGDNKFILDAYNANPSSMRAAIENFAAIHASNKVLMLGAMAELGPESLAEHQNIVSLIQQYPWQSVVLVGGDFMKIDHPFIRKENAQQAGEWFREQAFHNTFFLIKGSRSMQMEKTLQAGAGISH; via the coding sequence ATGACGATTGAACAACTGTATAAATTATACGAGCAATACCCTTCTGTACAAACCGATACCCGTATATTAAAAGCCGGGGATATTTTCTTTGCTTTAAAGGGGCCTAATTTCAATGCCAACCAGTTTGCTGAAAAAGCACTGGCCGCCGGAGCCGCTTATGCCGTAGTGGATGAAGCACCAGCCACACCCAATGACCGGATCATTGTAGTACAGGATGTATTGGATACCCTGCAGCAACTGGCTAAATACCATCGTCAACAGTTCAATATTCCCTTTATTGCAATCACAGGCAGCAACGGGAAAACCACCACCAAAGAGCTGGTGCATGCCGTACTGTCTACCACCTATACCACCTATACTACACAGGGCAACCTGAACAATCATATTGGCGTTCCGCTGACGATACTGCGGGTAAAGAAAGATGCCGCCATGGTCGTCATTGAAATGGGCGCCAATCACCAGCAGGAGATCGCCGGTTATTGCACCTACACGTTACCAACCCATGGCATTATTACCAATGCCGGCAAGGCCCACCTGGAAGGCTTTGGCGGCGTGGAAGGCGTACGTAAAGGGAAAGGTGAGCTGTACGGTTTTTTGCGTGCTCATAACGGAACGGCCTTTGTAATGTGGGATTACGATTACCTGCAAAGCATGAGTAAAGGAATACCAGCTATTATAAAGTATGGTACCGACAGCGGCGATATGACCGGCCGGCTGATACAAAGTGAGCCATTCCTGTCGGTCAGGATCACTTCCGGCAATCCTTTCACCATTCAAACGCAACTGGTAGGCGCTTATAACCTGCCCAATGTATTGGTAGCTGTTACGGTAGGAAAATATTTTAATATTCCTGATCATTTAATCAGGCAGGCCATTGAAGCATACGCTCCTTCCAATAGCCGATCGCAGTTAATTGAGAAAGGAGATAATAAATTTATACTGGATGCCTATAATGCCAACCCCAGCAGTATGAGAGCGGCTATTGAAAACTTTGCAGCCATCCATGCCTCCAATAAAGTATTGATGCTGGGCGCTATGGCCGAGCTTGGCCCCGAAAGCCTGGCAGAACACCAGAATATTGTTTCCCTCATTCAACAGTATCCCTGGCAATCGGTAGTATTGGTAGGAGGCGATTTTATGAAGATTGATCACCCCTTCATCCGTAAAGAAAATGCACAGCAGGCAGGTGAATGGTTTCGTGAACAGGCATTCCATAATACCTTTTTCCTGATCAAAGGTTCCCGCAGCATGCAGATGGAAAAGACACTGCAGGCGGGAGCAGGTATTAGCCATTAG
- a CDS encoding CHAD domain-containing protein: MKRAYLAEVIKKHGRRIKKYGDQLPGSFETEMIHELRIEYKKLRAFIRLLKMDSRTRHHIMSPDFKTLYAAAGQVRDLQLFLPSVIARSEKDNTPLPVYVQHLQQRLFKAKEALVEAVEKLRAGKALDHITHALPASLNDAAIRKFIHHKVAAVQVILLALEKDKELHTIRKQLKDIIYNIRIFDSDWGISFPVTAWRSEKRLQDTAAMLGDFNDRCIALSFLSEEIIDTLPEAEKDVLQAWRLEMGEEKEMFKQQMIGQLSQLHLVSNFERIS, from the coding sequence ATGAAGCGGGCATACCTGGCGGAGGTGATCAAAAAACATGGGCGGCGTATAAAGAAGTATGGTGACCAGCTTCCTGGCTCCTTTGAAACAGAAATGATCCATGAGCTGCGGATAGAGTATAAGAAGCTTAGGGCATTCATACGCCTGCTAAAAATGGATTCCCGCACCCGGCATCACATTATGTCTCCTGATTTTAAAACACTATATGCTGCTGCTGGTCAGGTGCGCGATCTTCAGTTATTCCTGCCATCCGTTATAGCCCGGTCTGAAAAAGATAATACTCCCTTACCTGTATATGTACAGCATTTGCAACAACGCTTATTCAAAGCAAAGGAAGCGCTTGTAGAAGCGGTAGAAAAGCTTAGAGCCGGCAAAGCCCTTGACCATATAACGCATGCATTACCTGCCTCACTGAATGATGCGGCTATACGTAAATTCATTCACCATAAAGTAGCTGCTGTTCAGGTGATCTTGCTGGCCCTTGAAAAAGACAAGGAGTTACATACTATACGCAAACAACTGAAAGATATTATTTACAATATCCGCATCTTTGATAGCGACTGGGGTATTTCATTTCCGGTAACAGCCTGGCGAAGTGAAAAACGGCTGCAGGATACGGCCGCTATGCTGGGGGATTTTAATGACCGGTGTATCGCTCTGTCTTTCTTATCAGAAGAGATAATAGACACACTGCCCGAAGCTGAAAAAGATGTTCTGCAAGCCTGGCGCCTGGAGATGGGGGAAGAAAAAGAAATGTTCAAGCAACAAATGATCGGGCAACTTTCCCAATTACACCTTGTCTCTAATTTCGAGCGTATCAGCTAA
- a CDS encoding trans-sulfuration enzyme family protein, producing MSQHPITKAIRTQTDRTPEMEHSTPLFLTSSFCFDTAEDMRAAFADETDDNIYSRFTNPGVKEFVDKMCALEGAEAGYATASGMSAIFASFMALMKKGDHLLSCNAIFGSTHTVITKFLPKYGIESSYVSAAADAGTWEAAIRPNTRMIYIETPTNPGLDIIDLEMVAALAKKHNLILNVDNCFATPIGQRPIDFGADLVVHSATKWIDGQGRVLGGVIVGRPDLIKDIYLFCRSTGPSLSAFNAWLLSKSLETLDVRMERHAANALRLAKAIEGHPKVTWLKYPFLLSHPQHAIALKQMKNGGGIVCFELKGGLESGRRFLDNLKMLSLTANLGDTRSIASHPASTTHAKLTEEERLAVNITPGLIRISTGLEHADDIIEDILQALDRS from the coding sequence ATGTCACAACATCCCATTACAAAAGCGATCCGCACCCAAACAGACCGTACTCCGGAAATGGAGCATTCCACGCCACTATTTCTTACCAGCAGCTTTTGTTTTGATACGGCCGAAGACATGCGGGCTGCTTTTGCCGATGAAACGGATGATAATATTTATAGCCGCTTTACCAACCCCGGTGTAAAAGAGTTTGTAGACAAGATGTGTGCATTGGAAGGAGCCGAAGCAGGTTATGCCACCGCTTCGGGTATGAGCGCCATATTCGCTTCATTCATGGCCCTGATGAAGAAAGGTGATCACCTGCTGTCCTGCAATGCTATTTTTGGCAGTACCCATACCGTGATCACTAAGTTCCTTCCCAAATACGGCATTGAATCTTCTTATGTAAGTGCTGCTGCCGATGCCGGTACCTGGGAAGCTGCCATCAGGCCCAATACCCGCATGATCTATATTGAAACGCCTACCAATCCCGGCCTGGATATTATAGACCTGGAAATGGTGGCTGCCCTGGCTAAAAAGCATAATCTGATCCTCAATGTAGATAACTGTTTTGCTACGCCTATCGGGCAGCGTCCTATTGACTTCGGTGCAGACCTGGTAGTGCATTCTGCCACCAAATGGATAGATGGACAGGGACGTGTATTGGGCGGTGTAATTGTAGGCAGGCCCGATCTTATTAAAGATATCTACCTGTTTTGCCGCAGCACCGGACCTTCATTATCTGCCTTCAATGCCTGGCTGTTAAGCAAAAGCCTGGAAACCCTGGATGTACGTATGGAACGCCATGCCGCCAACGCTTTGCGCCTGGCAAAGGCTATAGAAGGGCATCCTAAGGTAACCTGGCTTAAATATCCTTTCCTGCTCAGTCATCCCCAGCATGCCATTGCCCTGAAACAAATGAAGAACGGAGGTGGCATTGTTTGTTTTGAATTAAAAGGAGGATTAGAAAGCGGCCGCCGCTTCCTGGACAACCTGAAAATGCTTTCTTTAACAGCCAACCTTGGCGATACCCGTAGCATTGCTTCCCATCCTGCCAGCACTACCCATGCAAAACTGACAGAGGAAGAACGGCTTGCGGTGAATATAACACCCGGACTGATACGGATATCCACCGGCCTGGAGCATGCTGATGATATTATAGAGGATATTTTGCAGGCGCTTGACCGTTCATAG
- a CDS encoding OsmC family protein, which produces MIKIELERVAGDYGFAAKDAYGHVVHTDSSPDSGGNNFGVRPMQLLLMGLGACSGIDIVSILKKQRQTIEAFTMKIEGEREPNKEPSIWQDITVVFELTGDIDPDKARKACELSMNKYCSVAETLRRGGSNLKWEVRVNAKSAV; this is translated from the coding sequence ATGATAAAAATTGAGCTGGAAAGGGTCGCAGGTGATTATGGATTTGCCGCAAAAGACGCGTACGGACATGTTGTGCATACCGACAGCAGCCCTGACTCAGGGGGTAATAACTTTGGAGTAAGACCTATGCAGTTGTTACTCATGGGGTTAGGAGCCTGCAGCGGAATTGATATTGTATCTATCCTGAAAAAGCAGCGTCAAACCATAGAAGCCTTTACCATGAAAATTGAAGGTGAGCGGGAACCCAATAAGGAACCCTCTATCTGGCAGGATATTACCGTTGTTTTTGAGCTGACCGGCGATATTGATCCCGATAAGGCCCGGAAGGCCTGCGAACTATCCATGAATAAATATTGTTCTGTAGCAGAAACGCTTCGCCGTGGCGGTAGCAACCTGAAATGGGAAGTGCGGGTCAATGCGAAGTCAGCAGTCTAA